In Opitutaceae bacterium TAV5, one genomic interval encodes:
- a CDS encoding protease: MLYDRHYMRDSGRRSPLSAVGWVLVVIVGVFLLQILSQRLFNYNPRGYSQEDPLSAFARLDGYAIRHWHVWTYLTYAVLHGGILHLLLNSVGLFFIGRTVETVLGSRRFLIALGVSILGGSILWTLVNFNQWGAVVGISGGVMGLFTIFACLYPDRPITLLVFYVIPLTIKPRWALIIFGGIDLVGLLASELPRHGAGLYSDGIAHSAHVGGIIAGWLYYRFFLRERDETLTRQPAIEKPGWFKRAAATGTTTTYRVNLSTRSAPPPAAAAQATAATERDLRAEVDRILDKINSEGFGALTTEEKRTLDEARDLISRR, encoded by the coding sequence ATGCTCTACGACAGGCATTACATGCGCGACTCCGGACGCCGGTCACCACTCTCCGCAGTGGGCTGGGTGCTGGTGGTCATCGTCGGCGTGTTCCTCCTGCAAATCCTTTCCCAAAGGCTCTTTAACTACAACCCGCGCGGCTATTCGCAAGAGGATCCCCTCAGCGCCTTCGCCCGGCTCGACGGGTATGCCATCCGCCACTGGCATGTGTGGACGTACCTTACGTACGCCGTTCTGCACGGCGGCATCCTGCACCTGCTGCTCAACTCGGTGGGACTTTTTTTTATCGGGCGCACCGTCGAAACCGTGCTCGGCTCCCGGCGGTTTCTGATTGCTCTCGGCGTGTCCATTCTCGGCGGCAGCATCCTGTGGACACTCGTCAATTTCAACCAGTGGGGAGCGGTCGTCGGCATCTCCGGCGGCGTCATGGGGCTTTTCACGATCTTCGCCTGCCTTTATCCGGACCGGCCGATCACGCTTCTGGTCTTCTACGTCATTCCGCTCACCATAAAACCCCGCTGGGCGCTCATCATTTTCGGCGGCATCGACCTTGTGGGTCTGCTCGCCAGCGAGTTGCCCCGGCACGGGGCCGGCCTCTATTCCGATGGCATCGCCCACTCCGCCCACGTCGGCGGCATCATCGCGGGCTGGCTCTATTACCGGTTCTTCCTGCGCGAACGCGACGAGACCCTCACCCGGCAGCCCGCGATCGAAAAACCCGGCTGGTTCAAGCGCGCCGCCGCCACCGGCACCACCACGACCTACCGTGTCAATCTCTCCACCCGATCCGCTCCGCCGCCGGCCGCGGCCGCGCAGGCAACCGCCGCCACCGAACGCGACCTCCGGGCCGAGGTCGACCGCATTCTCGACAAGATCAACAGCGAGGGCTTCGGCGCTCTCACCACCGAAGAAAAACGCACTCTCGACGAAGCGCGCGACCTTATCTCCCGCCGTTGA
- a CDS encoding cupin, whose translation MIIADLAKIAGGTFPARRWGRGLVGQLGQPIPAKGFSMGYSILEPHGGQVPWHNQEQEEVYFIVQGEGEICVDNERSEIRAGQAVYMPPGKFHQLTNTGDEPMHMIYVYCPGGDVAHWRQELNGTLPKAGEGGIPPLPAGAQPQCTKKPE comes from the coding sequence ATGATTATTGCTGATCTTGCCAAAATCGCCGGCGGCACGTTCCCCGCCCGTCGCTGGGGCCGCGGCCTCGTCGGCCAACTCGGCCAGCCCATCCCCGCCAAGGGTTTTTCGATGGGATACTCCATCCTCGAACCGCACGGCGGCCAGGTGCCGTGGCACAACCAGGAGCAGGAAGAGGTTTATTTCATCGTCCAGGGCGAGGGTGAAATCTGCGTCGACAACGAACGCAGCGAGATCAGGGCGGGCCAGGCGGTCTACATGCCGCCCGGCAAGTTCCACCAGCTGACCAACACCGGTGACGAGCCGATGCACATGATTTATGTGTATTGCCCCGGCGGCGACGTCGCCCACTGGCGCCAGGAACTGAATGGTACATTGCCCAAAGCGGGGGAGGGCGGCATCCCGCCCCTGCCGGCCGGCGCGCAGCCGCAGTGTACCAAAAAACCGGAGTGA
- a CDS encoding DeoR family transcripitonal regulator, translated as MFAHERHRILFDTLQKRSPLTVPELEKLLHASPATIRRDLTFLEKTGKIVRTHGGVLHPDHARGEVPFDRKSKAALNTKAALARAAAALVQPGETVFVDAGTTALETGRRLLAIGNLTIFTNSIPLLAEAARADTRSRVVALGGEVRAISQALTGGATLDWMDRLQVDIAFLGASGIAAAEGPSTTELSEAGVKGRMLTRAKRVVLLADASKWMQPAAIRYAGWAQIHDIVTDHVLTRTERGALAKSGTRLHVVKK; from the coding sequence ATGTTCGCTCACGAGCGCCACCGGATCCTTTTCGACACGCTGCAAAAACGTTCCCCGCTCACCGTTCCCGAGCTGGAAAAACTCCTGCACGCCTCCCCGGCGACGATCCGGCGGGATCTGACGTTTCTGGAAAAAACGGGAAAAATCGTGCGCACGCACGGCGGCGTCCTTCATCCCGACCACGCCCGGGGCGAGGTGCCGTTCGATCGCAAGAGCAAGGCGGCGCTCAACACCAAGGCCGCGCTCGCCCGGGCGGCGGCCGCGCTCGTGCAACCCGGCGAGACGGTGTTCGTCGACGCCGGCACGACCGCACTCGAAACGGGCCGGCGCCTCCTCGCGATCGGGAACCTCACGATTTTCACCAACTCCATCCCGCTTCTCGCCGAGGCCGCCCGCGCCGATACCCGCAGCCGCGTGGTGGCGCTCGGCGGCGAGGTGCGGGCGATCAGCCAGGCGCTCACCGGCGGCGCCACGCTCGACTGGATGGACCGGCTCCAGGTCGATATCGCCTTCCTCGGCGCGTCCGGCATCGCCGCCGCCGAAGGCCCGTCCACGACGGAGCTTTCCGAAGCCGGCGTCAAAGGCCGGATGCTCACCCGCGCGAAACGTGTGGTTCTCCTCGCCGATGCTTCCAAGTGGATGCAACCTGCCGCCATCCGTTATGCCGGCTGGGCGCAGATCCACGACATCGTGACGGATCATGTCCTCACCCGGACCGAACGCGGCGCGCTCGCCAAAAGCGGGACGCGCCTGCACGTAGTTAAAAAATAA
- a CDS encoding ribokinase, with product MSRSPRSGILAGGNWIVDHVKTLDAWPPQDALANITAESWGNGGSPYNILKNLSKLGASCPLAGIGLVGADADGARILDDCRAHRIDTTQLRTTPAAPTSYSDVMTDSQTGRRTFFHQRGANALLAPEHFDFTTPQAAAAKIFHIGYILLLDKLDEPAADAAVQSLESGVSDYRPAASVQSSDIPAFPSLPADNFKPQTLNSRLARSAPAAIPRICDVLRRARAAGLLTSLDCVSENSDRFQTIVRPVLPEVDILFVNDFEAGKLTGIDLHTTGKLNRADVERAVRAIVDLGVRRQVVFHAPEAACAASPDGSLHWQPSLRVPSAAIKGTAGAGDAFAAGVLYGLHEDWPIADSLRLGVCTAAACLGSPTCSDSIPSLQETLGLAEIYGFRVLA from the coding sequence ATGTCTCGCTCTCCTCGCTCCGGAATCCTTGCTGGCGGCAACTGGATCGTTGATCACGTCAAGACCCTCGACGCCTGGCCGCCGCAGGATGCCCTCGCCAACATCACCGCCGAGTCGTGGGGCAATGGCGGATCGCCCTACAATATCCTGAAAAACCTTTCAAAACTCGGGGCGTCCTGCCCGCTCGCCGGCATCGGTCTGGTCGGCGCCGATGCCGACGGCGCCCGCATCCTCGATGACTGCCGCGCGCACCGCATCGACACCACGCAACTCCGCACCACCCCGGCGGCGCCCACTTCCTACAGCGATGTGATGACCGATTCACAAACCGGTCGCCGCACGTTTTTCCATCAACGCGGCGCCAACGCGCTGCTCGCGCCCGAGCACTTCGATTTCACGACCCCGCAAGCCGCCGCCGCGAAAATTTTCCACATCGGTTACATCCTGCTCCTCGACAAACTCGACGAACCAGCCGCTGACGCGGCAGTTCAAAGTCTGGAGTCTGGAGTGTCAGACTATCGGCCTGCGGCCTCGGTACAGAGTTCAGATATCCCCGCCTTCCCCTCCCTCCCCGCCGACAACTTCAAACCCCAAACCCTAAACTCCAGACTGGCGAGAAGCGCCCCCGCTGCGATTCCCCGCATTTGCGATGTCCTCCGCCGCGCCCGTGCCGCCGGCCTGCTCACCTCGCTCGACTGCGTGAGCGAAAACAGCGACCGTTTCCAGACCATCGTGCGCCCCGTCCTTCCCGAGGTGGATATCCTTTTCGTCAACGATTTCGAGGCGGGGAAGCTCACCGGTATCGATCTTCACACCACAGGAAAACTCAATCGAGCCGATGTCGAGCGCGCGGTCCGCGCCATTGTGGATCTTGGCGTTCGCCGCCAGGTGGTTTTCCATGCGCCCGAAGCCGCCTGCGCCGCATCACCCGATGGCTCGCTCCACTGGCAGCCCAGCCTCCGCGTTCCGTCGGCTGCGATCAAAGGCACGGCGGGCGCCGGCGACGCTTTCGCCGCTGGCGTCCTGTACGGCCTGCACGAAGACTGGCCCATTGCCGACTCGCTCAGGCTCGGCGTCTGCACCGCCGCCGCCTGCCTCGGCAGCCCGACATGCTCCGACAGCATCCCGTCATTGCAGGAAACGCTGGGTCTCGCCGAAATTTATGGTTTCAGGGTTCTCGCGTAG
- a CDS encoding heparinase, with the protein MVAPGSPSTATTATSSTSTGTSGGKHSTPTEQRRPLPPTLPQTDNRQPFPMRFCIFAAFLLVTRMLLAAAPEPPPVSVTDAQRREFFAALDLDQPGLDPVRQAVRSGDLPAAQSAFATWLRERRITTWRFDPRSASVPDAALRFDRQAAADAVRGRIVVVEIAHDFPGNDIDWHHNPTRNAPGIAYNPEWQWQLCRMTFWHDLAAAWRATGDERYARAWVAQLRSFVSRCPVPGDAANKHGSAWRTIEAGIRMNRWPEAFHSFLLSPDVTDEDLFLYAYSTLQHGRYLRAHSTSANWLTIEMSGLYAAGTIFPEFKEAGEWRHYAAARLHEEITVQFLPDGAHYEYTPGYHNGALTSVLAIPNLAKATGRLGEIPPGYITALERAFDYNLRLMTPDRSLPRFNDSWPVDVPRVFRRQALTYFSSRPDYQWIASDGARGVPPTAAGSSASHAFHYAGYYVMRSGWERDANYAVLDAGQLGYGHVHQDKLNLVLWAYGREILFDSGGGSYERSKWRAYATDTFSHNTVLMDGKPQRRQTSNREANVSRSPVDARWQSTPEHDYVTGVYDEGYGDEKPGRVRGVHTRRVRFQKPDIFVVVDTLQPEAGDTAGHTWQARWHLLSTATRTDAATQATFTTDAGQPNLAIIPLRTTGLDVQSAVARTEPEILGWHVRKDQTPQTLPATTLLHTRRGSGEQTFITLLLPLPKDANPAVNPVTGVEHLSPVVSRVTFADGRLLTIDTGAASDAPLTVSESRP; encoded by the coding sequence CACGGCGACCACCGCAACGTCCTCTACCTCGACTGGCACATCGGGCGGGAAGCACTCGACGCCAACTGAGCAGCGCAGGCCGCTCCCGCCTACCCTCCCCCAGACTGACAATCGCCAGCCTTTTCCGATGCGTTTCTGCATTTTCGCAGCCTTTCTTCTTGTCACCCGGATGCTCCTCGCGGCTGCGCCCGAGCCTCCGCCCGTGTCCGTCACCGACGCGCAACGCCGCGAGTTCTTCGCCGCACTCGACCTCGATCAACCCGGTCTCGATCCCGTACGCCAGGCTGTGCGCTCGGGAGATCTCCCCGCTGCGCAATCCGCTTTTGCCACCTGGCTCCGCGAGCGTCGCATCACCACCTGGAGATTCGACCCCCGCTCCGCCAGCGTTCCCGACGCCGCCCTCCGCTTCGACCGGCAGGCTGCAGCCGACGCTGTCCGCGGGCGCATTGTCGTGGTTGAAATCGCCCACGATTTTCCGGGGAACGACATCGACTGGCACCACAACCCCACCCGCAACGCCCCCGGCATTGCCTATAACCCCGAATGGCAATGGCAGCTTTGCCGCATGACGTTCTGGCATGATCTCGCCGCCGCCTGGCGCGCGACCGGCGACGAACGCTATGCCCGCGCCTGGGTGGCACAGTTGCGCTCCTTTGTCTCCCGCTGTCCCGTGCCCGGCGATGCGGCCAACAAGCACGGTTCAGCCTGGCGGACAATCGAGGCGGGCATCCGCATGAATCGCTGGCCCGAGGCGTTCCACAGCTTCCTGCTTTCCCCGGACGTCACGGATGAGGATCTCTTCCTCTACGCGTATTCGACTCTTCAGCACGGACGCTACTTGCGCGCGCATTCCACCTCGGCCAACTGGCTTACCATCGAAATGTCCGGCTTGTATGCCGCGGGGACGATCTTCCCCGAGTTCAAGGAGGCCGGGGAGTGGCGCCATTATGCGGCCGCCCGCCTGCATGAGGAGATCACCGTGCAGTTCCTGCCCGATGGCGCCCATTATGAATACACACCCGGCTATCACAATGGCGCCCTGACCAGCGTCCTGGCCATCCCCAACCTGGCCAAGGCCACGGGGCGCCTGGGAGAGATCCCCCCGGGCTATATCACCGCCCTTGAGCGCGCGTTCGATTACAACCTCCGGCTCATGACGCCCGACCGGAGTCTCCCGCGCTTCAACGATTCCTGGCCCGTGGACGTGCCGCGTGTTTTTCGCCGGCAGGCGCTGACGTATTTTTCCTCGCGGCCTGATTATCAATGGATCGCCTCCGACGGCGCGCGTGGCGTCCCTCCCACGGCGGCCGGGTCCAGCGCGTCACATGCTTTCCACTACGCCGGCTATTACGTCATGCGTTCGGGCTGGGAGCGCGATGCCAACTACGCCGTGCTCGACGCGGGCCAACTCGGCTATGGACACGTGCACCAGGACAAGCTCAATCTCGTTCTCTGGGCCTATGGCCGGGAGATTCTTTTCGACAGCGGCGGAGGTTCCTACGAGCGCAGCAAGTGGCGCGCTTACGCCACCGATACCTTCTCGCACAACACCGTGCTCATGGATGGGAAACCCCAGCGTCGTCAGACCTCCAACCGCGAAGCCAACGTCTCCCGCTCCCCTGTCGACGCCCGCTGGCAGAGTACGCCGGAGCACGATTACGTCACGGGCGTTTACGACGAAGGCTACGGCGATGAGAAACCCGGACGTGTCCGGGGTGTTCACACTCGCCGCGTCCGGTTTCAGAAGCCCGATATTTTCGTCGTCGTTGATACACTACAGCCGGAAGCCGGGGACACCGCCGGGCATACCTGGCAGGCTCGTTGGCATCTCCTCAGCACGGCCACCCGGACCGACGCCGCAACCCAAGCCACGTTTACGACCGACGCCGGGCAGCCCAATCTCGCCATCATTCCGCTGCGGACCACCGGGCTCGACGTGCAGTCGGCGGTCGCCCGGACCGAACCCGAAATCCTGGGCTGGCATGTGCGCAAGGACCAGACTCCGCAAACCCTGCCGGCAACGACCCTCCTGCATACACGCAGGGGCTCCGGAGAACAAACGTTCATCACCTTGCTCCTTCCTTTGCCCAAGGACGCCAATCCGGCCGTCAATCCAGTGACAGGAGTCGAGCATCTCTCACCTGTTGTTAGCCGTGTGACGTTCGCCGACGGACGGCTTCTCACCATCGACACCGGAGCTGCCTCCGATGCTCCGCTCACCGTTTCCGAATCACGCCCATGA